The genomic window CAATAATTCATAGCTATAGCTTTTCGTTTGCACTCTTTGAAAAGCCGCATGCTATGCAGCAAATATACAAATAATCTTTTAAAGCTACTTAAcagaaattttatatttaattattattgaCAGAATTAATACTTCTCACAGTCCTATTTTTCCACTCACATTGTATTAACAAGTACATACAGTACATGCTTTCTAGATACATATAGCATCTTTCTAGATTTCTCCAGTGGGAACTTTGAGGAGGATGTTGAGAGAGGGCTAGTGAAACTCCAGATAGTTTGAGGTAACCTGCCTGAGATATTTGCAACTCGGCTATGGTGGTATCATCTTATTGTTTGGGTTCATCACAATCCAGTCCCTGGCATTTGCCAGCAATTGCTACTCAAATGAGATTCACCATCCCTCCCCACAGAACACCTCCCCTGAGTATCTTTCTGAGGAATTGACATTAGGCACAGTCTGAGCATGTTTGACACGGCTGTGACAAAATCCCGTTTGATGCGGTCCAATAAGAACTTAAATGCCCCCATCCTCCATGAAACCCATGTAATACCCCCTACCTGCTATTCTTTTTCAGCCCTTCAGACGTCAAAGATTTGTCCTCCTACTGACCTCTTTGCTGAGGCCTTGAAGCTGCTCCAAGACTCGGCCAAATGTGTGTGAGTTACGTGCGCAAGACGCGTGCACCCCTAGTCCTGTGATAGGCACATGTCCGCTCATATGATGAGAGTTTGCACTGGTGCGGGGCAATGGGATGACAAGATGGGAGGTATGTAGATCTTACTGTGGAGAAGAGTTTCTGCCATGACAAAAATTGTAGGTGTTCATTCATGCCATGTGATGGGGAAGCCTTCATTTTGATCACCTTGGGGGTGCATTTCTAGACATGAGGTGGGGAAAGATGAGGGCACATGGGTCCTGAATGCCACTCCTGGACCGTGTCTGAGACAGCCTGGTTGGAAGCCAGAGCACAATTGCAATCAAGCACTCATTAGACAGCCATTAGGAAACGTGCCTTTGTTTGATGCTGAGCTCGATGCCAGACAAGTGATGGCTTCCTTGTTAACAATGGCACATTCCCATCCTCAAataacacttttctttcttcctctcatgTGCATTAAAATTGTCCCAAAACTGGGCAAGAAGTTGATCATTTCGACTGCAAAGCAACTTATCACAAGCCTTTGGAACCTGAAGTGGCTAACATCGTTGGTGTTATCCATGCTGGGTAACGCTGGTCTGCCTGTCTAGTGAACAGAGAGGCGGGAGATGAGCGTCAACACTcgggaggagggcagggcttGTGAACCCTGGCGAGAACCTGAAGTTTTTGCTGTGGTTACGTTTTGGGGTGGCGCGGCCACGACCGACAAGCGGGTCCGGACACGGGAGGGTGGCAGCCAGCAAGGGGTTAAGCGCAAGGCTGAGCCCGGGGAGGACGAGTGAAGGGACGGGGGCtggcggggcagggagggagccgGGGCCGAGCGAGGAGCGGGGCCCAGCCCCGcgctccctcctctcccctcctctccgcCGGCCCCACCGGTtgcggccgccgccgctgccaGGCTTAGTCAGAGGAATGTGGGTGGGACTCCCTCCTCCCCCGGCGCCTTAAAAACCCGCTCGGACCGACACGCACGCAGCCTCCCGTCCCGGCGCAGCGTCCCCGCCACACCCCACCCGCGACGCTCGGGCTCGCTGCCTGCCCCCGCCGGCCGGGCAGGATGGTGGTGTGCGGCCTCGCCTGCTGGCGGTGCAGGTGgctcctgcccctgctgctGGGCCTGGCCATCATCATGGGCATCATCGCGCtggcgggcaggggctggctggagTCCGAGTCGGAGCCCTACGTGCAGCAAGCGTCGCTGTGGGAGAGCTGCTCGCGGGGCGAGGAGGACCTCAACTGGAGCTGCGAATCCCTCATGGACTACGGTAagcgggcagcccccggccctccgtccgcggggccgcggcccctGCCACTAGCTGCACCCAGGGGCGGTGGCTGGAGAGCGGTGGGTGCTAGTGCCGTGAGTGGTCGCCCCACCTCCCTTGCGGAGCCGCTGCTTTCTGGGATGGGGTTTCCCGTGCAGAACCGGTGCTAGTGCTGTTTCGGGGCTTCAGCTAGCAGAGAAATACGGGCTCAGGCTGCTTCAGAGAAATCTGTTCTGTCGGTGCAACACTGAGAAGCCAGAGTGTTGtcggtttggggtttttttaaaaagttatttttacaaCCGAAGTAAGAGAGCCAAGTGACCACAAGTCCCTTCGGCTCTCCAGTTTGCTTTCTCCCAGTGATCTGCAGGCTGTGGTCCCAGCAGCCTTGCCTGGCACTGGCCAGCTTCCCCCTCCCTGTGCCAGTGGTCTCACCGCTCAGATGGTGAGTGGGGAAACCTTCACACAGGGTGTCCTATGCAGAGCCACACCTGGATGATAGCAAAACTGCCTTCCCCCcagccctctggaaggagagagCACCTTAATTTAATCCTGCCTGGCCAAGGGAACTCGGATATTCAGATGCTTCCCGACCTGCAGCTTAAAATGGCCTGATGTGGGtttgcagatggaaaaaatgccatttcctGAATATACCTCTCTATTGCACTGAGGCCTAAATCAGGGGATAATTGTGCCTCTGTTTTAACTTGCTGAGCTGCTTTTATATCTGGCATTGCCAGCATAATAGTCTTACAGCACACACCCAGTTTCTCGGTTTTTGGGggactttttggttttttgctagAACATGTGGGTCTGATTACATCTGCTTTTCCCTCAACAAAATACTTCTGGACGAATAAGCAGACCCGCCTTAAGATCCTGGACAAGGGTACTTTGGGGACTGGGAAGCTGGAAGGGCGTGTTTCAGCCGGGAGAGTCGGGACTGCTGCCCCGCGCAGATCCCTTGCCGCCCAAGCACGGCGGACTGACTTCCAGAAGCTTTCCATTGCAACACTCGTGTGTAAGCTAAATCTTGAATATATTGCAAGAGCAGTGGCTTCATTTCTCAGCCAGGTGATGACTACAGGTCTTACTGTAGGTGGAAGAAATCTGGCTAGTGTGACAAAAAATATCCGTCTCCCCCATTAGACAGGCAAGAAAAGCTAGTGCAGAGTTGCTGAAATTTGCATTGCAGAGGGAAGAAGTGCTAATACAGTAGAGCTCCTGAAATTTGCTTCTCATGTCCCTGAGTAGTGATGGGTGTGTGCTTTGTGTCAGCTCAGAGCGTTGTGGGGCAAAAGCaactttctgctgttttttctagTTAACAAGCTGCCAAAGAGGAATAGTATCTTTGACTTTGCTTATTTAAGCCTCAGTTTATTTAAgccaaaatttatttaaatcCTTAGCTTATTTGGACCAACTTGACTTTGCCTCTTCTCTAATTTTCATGACATCAATGCCACTGTCTACTCAAATACTATTTACATCTAGAAACAGGATGTAACATGTGTTCAGGTTTgatttagtttccttttttccatgctAATTCAATTAGGCTCAAAATAGGTGAGGgcatttacaaaggaaaaaatgcctaGCAGGCATTTACAGCactgctgcaggaaaagaaaagttaattaattGAGATGCATAACTTGTGTTTTGCATACAACAACTACTATGCACTAACCATCCTGTGCCTCTCCTGATGAAATGAAAACTTCAGAGCGGATCCCCATTAACAGAAAACTCCATTAGGCAGTTTCTTAATTGAACTCCGGCATGTGTACtgagaagaagaggagaaaaagcaggcGAGTCACTTATTTTAAATGGGGGTAAAAAGGGGCAGGAACAGACAAACAAAGATTTGCAAATAGGAGTGTCTCTTAAACTGCATTGCTTCTTAACGCACATTTGCAAATGCCACATGAGAAGGAAGAAGTAGAAAGGGAAAAGAGTGGGATGTCATTTGGtagggaggtggggaaggatTTTGTTTAGAGCTCTATACTGGTTTGCGTCTGGGAAGTACCTGGCTGGCAGCATCCGTATATTATCAAAATGTTGCAATGCAGAGCTGCTGTACTGCACTATAATATGACTCAAGATGACTTAATCTGGACCATTGCAGGATTAAACTGTAAGCCATCAGATATGACAAGGATTGTTTGCAATGTGGTTACTTGGAGAGGGTGGTTGTCTTTATAGTGATGAGGCCGTAAATTTAAGAGCAATTTTTGTGGGTGGCTGTGTCCTCCTAGTTCTGAACGGCTGCTCCCAGCGACTTTGCTTTGAATCATCACTGTAAAAGAcgggtgtgtatgtgtgcagtAAAGGTGATCCCATGGCGGTTAGCTCTTTCTTATATTCCTAACAGACAGTTGGTATTCATTAAGTACACAACAGCTGACCTAGAAAAAGGGAAGCATTAATCTGGATCCTTAGGAAgtgccaaaagaaaagaaaaaaagttggaaCCTAGAAGTAGGAGCCCAGCCTTTGTGAATCATGTTTCACCATGGCTGTGCCACTGTACCTGTGTCCTTAGAGGCATGGACTTTGATACCACAGATTATTGGTGAAGCTGAGTGCATGTGTCGACTTCACTGAGGGGCCAGGTAAATAAAGGAGGAATGTTACAGGTATGCTTATCTTTTCAGTACGCCTCTTTTCAGGCATGCTTCTGTCTGATTTACAATGCCAGGATGTATTCGAGAGAAACTAACTTAGTTTATGGTGTCAGCTGAGTGCAGGCACTTGGAACAAATGCTAATGGAAGAGGTGTTAGCAGTTGGTGTCCCTGTCTACACCCAGAAAGCATTTGCTGAAACTCCCCAGTAAAAGACCCCAGTGAGCAGGCAAGGCTGGTGTCCCTGCCAGTGGGCTTGGCTGGCCCCGGGGCAGGCGCACTTTCACTGCTAGCAACCCGCAGGCGTTAAAAGTTGGAAATTGTGCCTCCTGAGCTCCAGGCAGAGCCCAGTGGCTGAAGCCAAGTTTGTAGTAGTGGGCTTTTATTTAATGGTTTGGTATTACAGCAATCACTTTTCCTCCACTCCTGAAACGAAAACAGAGCTGTGATTCCCAGTATTAATTCCCAAGCAGCTCTCCTGGCAAACCTTTGATTCTAGGCTGTCCTGTGCTTGTGGTGGGTATGCACATAGCTTTCCTTCACCAGTCGTGCTGCCATGGAAGCTTGCATATTATGTGAGCAAGAACATATTACTGACAATGTTCTCTTGCTTGCAGTCCACTACTCCTTTGTTTTGTCAACAAAAGCGTATTTTTGGGGTATTCTATGTTATGAGCTCTCAAGGCCAAACAGGAATTGCTACTGTGatttatatacagaaaaatattatagcTACAGTGTAAAAATGTCTCATCTATGCACATCATGGTAGAAACATCTACCCTAAGATTCCAGTTATTCACAAGCTAACAGACTAGCTTCTGCTTTTGTAAATAAGTGAACAAAGATGAGAAAGGCTTGTTATTTCAAATCCTGTAGCAGTTCATCTTCCTGCTAGACTATTTTCCCGGTccttttattaatttctaaagggaaatctgtatttaaatgtcCTATGCTGTAGAGCTTCCATCTCCTCCCTGTTAAGGCTGAGGCACAgccaaataaaattaagaaatacagCTAACACTAAGgctctgttactttttttttaatttcaacatATTACTGATGCTCATCATTAAATAATCCCAACCCCTCCTAATTATTTGCATAACATTTGCAGCTTAGTTCCTTTCCATAGTCATCATTAATCAAGATATATAATAAAACCCTTAAGCCTTCCTAATAACTATAGACCTTCAGCCCCTAACAGTTTTTAGTGTTCTTTCAACACCACCTAATTGATAAATACTTTTCTGCTAATTAGATGCAAATAACACAACTCTTCTTTGAGTCAAAGCCGACCTGGGGAACACTAATACCTCCAACTGTTCTTCTGCTCTCCTATTTATGCAGCCCCAAATTACTGTGGCGTTACTCTTTGATTTCATAAACAGACATCATATTTATGCCTATCTTAAGTAAGAAATACTCTCTCTGCCACATGAAGGGACCTaaagattttctatttttatgaaaaacttAAATTTTGGCTAAATGTCTTTGATTATAAGGTACTTATGAGCACAAACCACCTAGAAACTGGGGATGATCTGTCTTTCCGTGAGTGTGAGCAAGTGTCTCGAGCTCTTAAGGCAGCGAACAGTGAGAGTGTAAacccccacctctcccctcctGGGAGCTGTAGGTGGAGGATCGTGCAGAAGGAGACAGGAGAGCGGGGTGCCTGCAGGGGCTCAGCCAGCTCTCAGGAGTCTctaggaggaggaggcaggaaagccTGACTTGATAGGTATGGGGATGAGGCGGATCCTGCATGGGGAAACATCAGTTTCAGTCggagccctgcagcagcccttcCACTGAAACCTCTCACTGTTGGTGGGGGTAGCAACAGTTTGTATGGGAAAGAAGTGGGCCAGGGCTGCACCCTATGCTTGGTAAGGGTGCAGCCTTCCATCCCAACATCTCCCATCAGTCACTTATTAAAAGActtctggttatttttttgAGGTTTCTCTTACATTGTGTATTTATACAAGTCCAGAGCTTTTTGCTGCTCTTCCCGTGACTCCTACCAGTGCTCATGTGGCAGGCTGGCCGTTTGATGGCTGTTGTCTAGTCCAGCTGAGAGTAGATCCATCCAGTGCCATGGCCAGCACCTATGACTCAGTCTTATCAGTATTAACCTGCTGATAACTGCCACTGGAGAAGATAAtccagcaggagaaggagaggaaggtATGGGGTCACCAGCACTGAGCTCTGTCACATGTGAGCAAAAATCCCCACTTAATTTCGTAATGGTCATGTCTACTACTGCCCTGTTTCTGAAGACCTGAAACAAAGCGGGGCTTGATATTAATTTTCCTGACAAGACATCTCCTACAGCTATGTGTGGTGTCACTTTCATATCACcagagacaagaaaataaatcactgtgAGTGGAGCTGGGGCTGACCTGTATCCAAAAGCTTGTTACACTTGGAAAGTAAGCACAGAGGATATGGAAATAGCAGAGAGCACACTGGGGGCTTTCCAGCTTGTATCTTCTCCATGTCATGTTTGTGTTGCACGAAACCTCAAGGTGTCTAACCTGCAGGTGTATTTGAGTTTGCAACCTAAATTTTATCAGGCAGATGCCAGGCTTAGCTTCCTACACTGTGCCAACATGTGTGATGCATCTGAAAGGGAATGTGCTTTGATAACTAAGAGTTCCTTCTTCTTGttgtactttttttctgaataggGCACCTATTGATAAATAGCATTGCTAGGTGATTTAGTCTGAGTCACATTTCCAGGCTGGCTGTGTGTAATGGTTAAATATCCCTTTATATACATTACCCCTAAATAAATCCTGTTGTGGAGACAATATCCAGTACCTGCATTAGGTACATCAGAGAATATTTTGTATGAAAAGATTTTATCGGACCACTGATGTAGCTTTAATCTCCTCACGCTTGTTGGGTGTCCTCccccctcctcaccccacaGCACTCCCTTAGTGAAGGCGTATGAAACACACACAACTGGCTGAAGGAGAACTAGTTTGAAAAGTTTTTGCTCACTTGCGTAGCTCCAAGAAGGGATAGGGGAAAGAAAACCCTTTTCCTTACCCTTTCTATGCCAGCATGACTATCTTCAGGTGGCGGCGGTGGTGGTGGTTGGGTGTTTTGGGCCTAGATCTGGCTGACGGATGGCTGCTGTATTTCACTTTTGCTATTGgaacagggaggaaagaaacCGGTTCAGACTGATCTAATGAAAATAGCTGTAAAAcaatgttttgctttcagaggGTAGTTGATGTGCATAGTAGAGGTGTCTGAGATAGTTTTACTGCATTCTCTGTCTCAAATTACTAGTTTTAACCCATTTATGCAACTAATGGAGTATGTGAGTTAAGGTGGAGGGTTTTAACTCTTTAGGAAAAGGTTCTCTGCCTCACTGCCGTTTTCCTCTTAGTTTTTGCACAGAAAGAACGGAGGCTACCTTGAAAGCAGGGTGTCTCCAGAGCCACTTCAGCTGTGTTGGAACAGACATCTCCGAAAGAGAggtttttttggaaagtgttCTGACCTAGCACTTGCTGCTCTTTTTATTCCTACGTTAGAGGGAGCTCGGGATCGGGCCCTACCTCTGTCTGAATACGTGAGAGTAGAAACCCACGTTACGCAGACGTGGGAAGTGAGCTGTGATGACAGCTGACTGGAAAACGAAGCAGTAGCCCGTGTGGGCAGGTATCCTGCCTCCGGGGCAGGAACACCTTTGCTTGTTGTTGGTTGCATTGGGCTCACCTAAACTCCTGCTTGGTTTCTAAAGAGGACAGGGTCTGGCCATAATGAGGGCCTTTTCACAAGCCCGTGTTACTTCGAAAGGGGAATTGtcagctgtttttctgggagGTTTTCTTACCTTTGTTGCCCCGGCCCTAGGCCACTGCTTTGTGCCTGAGCCTCTCCAGCCTGCAGTTGCTTGATCCTGAGAGTCTGCACCACCCTGTCCCGTCAAATGTCAAAGTAATGATTCAAAGAGGACTCCTCTACTTTACCTCAGATTCTGCTGTTTCTCCTCCACCTGCTACATTTTAGCTGTTTCTAAAGTTTTTCACCTGTGAATAGGTATTTATCTTCAAGAGCTTTCTCTTTGCCATCTCTCACTTCAGCTTTTCCAAATCTATTTCTTTTTGGTCATCGTTATTTTGCTCCACATGCATTACTCTTGTCATAAACAAACAGGCACGAAGCTGTAGGCTGACAGCATTATTATTTCCCAGCAGTTATCTCCTGTGGTGGTACCCTCTTGTCTGCTCTTACACTTCCCCGAGCGTGGAAGTGGTTTTGTAAACTTGCACGTGCACGTCGAACAGGTACGGTAATGATAAAGTACATTCTCAGCGGTTGTGTGCCCTATCTGTTCAGATTTCTGTGGCTGTCTTGCAGATACGGAGTTCAGGGGTGTTATCTCCATTGCCATGCTGCACTATCGCTCTTTTCAGCAGGACAAGTTAGTGGGCAGGCAGTTCTGTGCTGCACCACCAACAATGGtgcctccctgctctgcagctgtgcGCTTTGGAGGCATCCAGTATTGCTTTGACATACAGCATGCTTCTTACAGTAAAGGATTtcaacaaaaaattattaaaggaAACCAAAGGCCTGCAGTGACCTACAGTTCAGTGCACTGCTGTGTGTAAcatctttcttgttttctctcaaGGAtgggggagagcagcagctgccacgTACCTCGTTGGCTTTGTGATCCTGGTCATCTGTTTCGCCCTCGCAGTCATTGCGTTCTCGATCGAGATACTCCGCTTCAACTTTGTGCGAGGAATTGGAGGCTTGCTCTTTGTTGTTGGTAAGGCTGAGCAAAAAGACAAGGTTATGTTGGATGTAAAACAGGCATCGGCAGAAAAACATACTAGATGGCACCTTCCTTATAAATAAGCTGTCTTTGGTTTATGACTCATTTTCATGGGGAACAAGGGAAGGTTGGTTTGTGCTCAGAGAGGATAATGGTTAGGGAAGCTCCAGTGGCCTTTATCAGTTAGCACTTTCCCAAAAGCGGAGGGGGGGAGCAACCAACACCTTTGACCCTACATGTCACATGCCAAGACTTAGGAGCTGAGAACCCCGGGTGCTTCCCACCTTCCCAAGGGGAGGAGGAGCGACGGGGCTGTGGTACACGTGGGAGGTAGCTGGCTCCACAGGGATCGTGGTGCCTGGCTGTAGGACAGGGCTGGTCGCGGCATGCAGGTGAGTGCCATAGCAACCTGGCAATGTCAGCTGtagctgctgcagccagatAGGCGTGGGGATCTGCCTTGGCCAGGAGTCACGTATCTCTGCAAGAATGCAGATCTGATTGTAGGACTGAAGCTAATCCTTACATATCTTAAAAGGATATGCAGTTATCTCCAGGTGCATTTTTTAGTGGGAAAGGTAATACCGTTCATTGTCATTtactcctgcttttctttctttctctctctagcTGCATTCCAGATCATAGGCTTGGTCATCTACCCAGTGAAATTCACAGAAGAAATTCCACTGACGGGAGATAATATGTTCAGCTGGGCCTATGGCTTTGGTTGGGCCAGCACTGTTGTTGTAATAGGTtgtgctttcttcttctgctgcctccccaACTGGGAAGATGAAGTCCTGGGAAACATCAAACCTACCTACTACTATTCCTCCCCAGAGAGAGCACCATACTTAAATTGAAAGATTAAATCCAAGTACAGACAGTTGTCAAAACAACAGGAGCACCTCTGATGTAAATTTGGTGCGATTAtaggagactgaaaaaaaaccaccttattTTTCCAGAGTATTTCTTAGTAGCCCTGGCAATAAATTAGTAAAAACACTGGCATCTTTAAGGAAATGGCTTTTACCTGAAGTATTATATATGTATTCTCATGTCGATTCTCTTTGGGTGGTTTActtgctccttcccctcccaacTAGTTGAGTCATCCTTATTTTATTCAAACATTTGCTTATGAATAAAGATGTAGTGTTTCAAGTgtagaaaggaagaggagataTTTTAAACAACCATTAGAGGGACCTGtgtgttattttgttttcacctCTGACAAAATTGCCTTAAATGGGACTAGAAAAACACAACCTTCCAAagaatgctttttcttccacCAAAGTCAGTCCCAAGGAAGGAACTTCCCTGAGACTATTGCAGTCACCTGCTGCCTAAGAATCTCTTCTCATTCCTGTTACTGGACTATTGTTGACTATTAGCTATTTGAAttaaggggaaaataaaattaaattttattttccaccaGTTGGTGCTGTTGGACGGAGATCTCCTCTAAAGCACGGAGCTGGTGCGTATAACAGTGCCTAATGTAACACTTACTGCTGTTTTTGTGGCCACTGCAGGACTTTTGATGGAGCCACATATAATTAAATATACATTGTCACAGAGAGAATCAATAAACCTTCAAATGTTAGActacatatatttttacatgGTATTCGAGGGATGCTGATttagaaaatgcctttgagtAGAAACATACACTGTTCTTTATGTCTacctttttaaaactgcagtgCTTTAATTATCAGGTGTGCTTTGGAGGGAAATCTTAGCATAAAGTGTTGAAAACCTCCAAAAGTTTCTAAAGCACACTGTAGGTACTCCAGAGTTTAGTAAACTTGGAGAGGCTTTGTGAGTCACTAGGGATAACaggtaaaaatagaaaagcagtTCTGTGAGCAATTTACGTATGCAAACTTCATACAGACACCCGTCTCGGGGAGGAATCTGGCTGGCTCCTAGCTTGTGTTTCTGGAGCCAGCCATTCCAAATAAGTATTCCAGCAAGGCAGACCTGTGTCTGTGTTGGTCATGGGCCTGCAGCAGCTTACAGCAGATTTAATTATGGCCTATATTCTTTGTCAGAGCTTTCTTCAgatggggaagaaggaagatgcTCATTTGTGGAGCTCTTCTTCCAGCTATGGGGGAAGTAGCTATAGCGGAGACAGATTTCTGAGCAGGGTACAGGTAGAGTGGAAAGCAAATGCTGCATGTTAGTCTGTGTAACAAGCAGCTGGGGACTTACTACTTAGTATTGTGAAAACAGTACTTGGGAGAGGGTAAGTGTGTGGGCATATGTGTTCATGCACATGTGCAAAATAGAACTTATAAAGCATTAACCAGCATATTGTaaagctaaaataatttaaaactaagCTTTTTCAATGCCCAATACATCTTGTATTATATGTTGTAtag from Gavia stellata isolate bGavSte3 chromosome 2, bGavSte3.hap2, whole genome shotgun sequence includes these protein-coding regions:
- the PERP gene encoding p53 apoptosis effector related to PMP-22 → MVVCGLACWRCRWLLPLLLGLAIIMGIIALAGRGWLESESEPYVQQASLWESCSRGEEDLNWSCESLMDYGWGRAAAATYLVGFVILVICFALAVIAFSIEILRFNFVRGIGGLLFVVAAFQIIGLVIYPVKFTEEIPLTGDNMFSWAYGFGWASTVVVIGCAFFFCCLPNWEDEVLGNIKPTYYYSSPERAPYLN